A single window of Macaca mulatta isolate MMU2019108-1 chromosome 9, T2T-MMU8v2.0, whole genome shotgun sequence DNA harbors:
- the SIRT1 gene encoding NAD-dependent protein deacetylase sirtuin-1 isoform X3, producing MCLCSGRKTILEIYPGQFQPSLCHKFIALSDKEGKLLRNYTQNIDTLEQVAGIQRIIQCHGSFATASCLICKYKVDCEAVRGDIFNQVVPRCPRCPADEPLAIMKPEIVFFGENLPEQFHRAMKYDKDEVDLLIVIGSSLKVRPVALIPSSIPHEVPQILINREPLPHLHFDVELLGDCDVIINELCHRLGGEYAKLCCNPVKLSEITEKPPRTQKELAYLSDLPPTPLHISEDSSSPERTSPPDSSVIVTLLDQAAKSNDDLDVSESKGRMEEKPQEVQTSRNVESIAEHMGNPDLKNVGSSTGEKNERTSVAGTVRKCWPSRVAKEQISKRLDGNQYLFLPPNRYIFHGAEVYSDSEDDVLSSSSCGSNSDSGTCQSPSLEEPMEDESEIEEFYNGLEDEPDIPERAGGAGFGTDGDDQEAINEAISMKQEVTDMNYPSNKS from the exons ATGTGCCTGTGCAGTGGAAGGAAAACAATTTTG GAAATATATCCTGGACAATTCCAACCATCTCTCTGTCACAAATTCATAGCCTTGTCAGATAAGGAAGGAAAACTACTTCGCAACTATACCCAGAACATAGACACGCTGGAACAGGTTGCGGGAATCCAGAGGATAATTCAGTGTCATG GTTCCTTTGCAACAGCATCTTGCCTGATTTGTAAATACAAAGTTGACTGTGAAGCTGTACGAGGAGATATTTTTAATCAG GTAGTTCCTCGATGTCCTAGGTGCCCAGCTGATGAACCGCTTGCTATCATGAAACCAGAGATTGTGTTTTTTGGTGAAAATTTACCAGAACAGTTTCATAGAGCCATGAAGTATGACAAAGATGAAGTTGACCTCCTCATTGTTATTGGGTCTTCCCTCAAAGTAAGACCGGTAGCACTAATTCCAA GTTCCATACCCCATGAAGTGCCTCAGATATTAATTAATAGAGAACCTTTGCCTCATCTGCATTTTGATGTAGAGCTTCTTGGAGACTGTGATGTCATAATTAATGAATTGTGTCATAGGTTAGGTGGTGAATATGCCAAACTTTGCTGTAACCCTGTAAAGCTTTCAGAAATTACTGAAAAACCCCCACGAACACAAAAAGAATTGGCTTATTTGTCAGACTTGCCACCCACACCTCTTCATATTTCAGAAGACTCAAGTTCACCAGAAAGAACTTCACCACCAGATTCTTCAGTGATTGTCACACTTTTAGACCAAGCAGCTAAGAGTAATGATGATTTAGATGTGTCTGAATCAAAAGGTCGTATGGAAGAAAAACCACAGGAAGTACAGACTTCTAGGAATGTTGAAAGTATTGCTGAACACATGGGAAATCCGGATTTGAAGAATGTTGGTTCCAGTACtggggagaaaaatgaaagaaccTCAGTGGCTGGAACAGTGAGAAAATGCTGGCCTAGTAGAGTGGCAAAGGAGCAGATTAGTAAGCGGCTTGATG GTAATCAGTATCTGTTTTTGCCACCAAATCGTTACATTTTCCATGGCGCTGAGGTATATTCAGACTCTGAAGATGACGTCTTATCCTCTAGTTCTTGTGGCAGTAACAGTGATAGTGGGACATGCCAGAGTCCAAGTTTAGAAGAACCCATGGAGGATGAAAGTGAAATTGAAGAATTCTACAATGGCTTAGAAGATGAGCCTGATATTCCAGAGAGAGCTGGAGGAGCTGGATTTGGGACTGATGGAGATGATCAAGAGGCAATTAATGAAGCTATATCTATGAAACAGGAAGTAACAGACATGAACTATCCATCAAACAAATCATAG